Below is a genomic region from Isosphaeraceae bacterium EP7.
GGGCAAGGCCGGGGCGTTCCACTCGGAACAGTGCCGCGACTACGGCACGAACCTCGTCGGCGGCGTCACCCCCGGCCGCGGCGGCAACACCACCCTGGGCGTCCCCGTCTTCGACGGCTGCGACGAGGCCGTCAAGGCCACCGGCGCCAACGCCACCATGATCTTCGTCCCCCCGCCCGGGGCCGCCGACGCGATCCTCGAAGCCGCCGACGCCGGCATCAAGCTCATCGTCGCCATCACCGAGGGCATCCCCGTCCTCGACATGGCCCGCGCCGTCGCCTACCTCAAGGCCCACCACCCCGACGTCCGCCTGATCGGCCCCAACTGCCCCGGCGTCATCACCCCTGGGCAGTGCAAGATCGGCATCATGCCGGGCTACATCCACAAGCCGGGCCGCGTTGGCCTGGTCAGCCGGTCGGGCACCCTCACGTATGAAGGTGTCTGGCAGCTCACCAGCCTGGGCATCGGCCAGAGCACCTGCGTCGGCATCGGCGGAGACCCCATCAACGGGTCGAGCTTCTCCGACATCCTGGAGATGTTCCAGAACGACCCCGACACCGACGCCGTCCTGATGATGGGCGAGATCGGCGGCAATGCCGAGGAGCAGGCCGCGGGCCTGAAGGCCTCGGGCAAGTTCACCAAGCCGATGGCCGCCTTCATCGCCGGCCAGACCGCCCCCCCCGGCAAGCGCATGGGCCACGCAGGCGCCATCATCTCCGGCGGGTCGGGCAAGGCGTCCGACAAGATCGACGCCCTCGAGGCCGCCGGCATCCTGGTCGCCAAGAGCCCCGCCGACATGGGCATCACCCTCCAGGCCGCCCTCAAGGCGGGCTGAGCAAGGTCGTCTCCTCGACCAATCCAGGGCCGATTGCTTGGCACCCTCCCGAGCAACCGGCCCGGTCCACATTCCGGGGGTCGACCGCCCTACCCCCCGATCGCCGGCGCGAGCACACCTTCATGTCCACGCCCGACGCCGAGAACCCCTGGACCACCCGGTCCAGCCGCCCCATCTACGACAACGCCTGGATCGCCGTCCGCGAAGACCAGGTCACCCGGCCCGACGGCCAGCCCGGCATCTACGGCGTCGTCCACTTCAAGCACACGGCCATTGGCGTACTGCCCGTCGACGACCAGGGGCGAGTCTGGCTCGTCGGCCAGCATCGCTACCCGCTGGGCAACTATTCCTGGGAAATCCCCGAAGGGGGCGCCGACGACGGCGAGACCCCCGAGCAGGCCGCCCGCCGCGAACTCCTGGAAGAGACCGGCCTCGTCGCCGCCCACCTGGAGCCGATCGCCACCTCGCACCTCTCCAACTCCGTCAGCGACGAGGTCGCCTACCTCTTCCGCGCCACCGGCCTGACCCTCGGCGAAAGCTCCCCCGAGGGGACCGAGCGCCTGGAAGTCCGCCAAGTCGAGTGGGACGAGGCCTGGGCAATGGTCAAGGAGGGCCGGATCACCGACTCCATGTCCCTCATCGCCCTGCTGTCCGAGGCCGTCCGCCGCGGAACTCCGCCGTTGACCGGCTAGACCAAACGCGAAGGCCGGGCCGAGTCGCCATGCGGGCGTCTCGACTCGGCCATTGGTCGCGGCTCGGGCTTGAAAAGCAGGCGAGTTGCTCAGCGGGAGGCGATGCCGCGGACGCCGAGGATGGATTGCGAGGGGAAGTGCTTGCCGGGGCAAGCGGCCGGGCTGTCGGACAGGTCGGCGTGGGTGCCGACGTGGTCGGCGGGAATCTTGTAATGGTCGGTCAGGTAGGCGACGAGCGCCTTGGCGGCGGCGATCTGCTTGGGGGTGGGGGGCTTGTCGTCCAGGTCGCCCACCAGGCAGATGCCGATGCCGTCTTCGTTCATGCGCTGGTCACGGGCGTTGCGGGTGTGCACGCCCCCCTTCTGGTTCGCCCAGCGGCGGGCGACCTCGATCTGGCCGTCGGGGCTGTCGGTGCCGTTGCCGATGACGAAGTGGTAGCCGCAGCCGTCGAAGCCCAGGGCCTTGCGGTGTTCGCGGTCGATCTGGTCGAGACCGCCTTCGCTGTGGGCGCTGTGGTGCAGCACGACATACTTCCAGGGCCGGTCGGCCTTGGGCGGGGCGAACAGGTCGCCCGGGTCGTTGACCAGCGGGCGGACCACCTCGGCCGGGGTCAGCTTGCGCTGCTTGGCGGCGGTCGTACGCCGCTTCGACGAGCGGGCGGCGCTGGGGGGGACCAGTTCGGGGCGAGGCTCGTCAATCTTGGGGATCACGTCGTTGTCGCTGGTGCCGCTGCTGGGGGCCACCTTGGCGTCAAGTGACGGCTCGCCCGTGGAGCCCCCGCGAGACGCGGCCGGCGGCGATTCGGGCACCGCGTTGGCCGGCTCAAGCCCGCCGATCGACGGCTCGACGACCGTGGAGGACTCCCCGGCGTCGCCCGGCACGACGGTCGTGACGCCCGAAGAGACGCCGACAGGCGAGTCGCCGCAGCCGCCGGGGACGTTGCACGGGGCGGCCACCGCGGCGGGGGCACCCATATACACCGGACGCATCGAGGCGCGTTTGTGGCTGCATCCCGGGCCGGAGATGATCAGGCAGGCGGCCGCCAGGCCGGCGGGGGCGGACATCCAGGTCGGTACGGCGCGCAGGGCGGACGCGGCCATCTGGAAGAGGGCCATGAGGGCATCTCCGGTCGGAACACACGGGGAATTTGTTCGAGAGGCGACGACTCTCGCGACGGAACTTCCTAGAGCAATCAGGAGGCCAGCCCCCGACGAAAAACCTTCAAAGTCCGCCGCCAGAATCCTGGATTCGACTGAAGTCTACACCCCGATTGGACGATAGGTCGGCAATCGAAAGAAAATTTTCCGATTCCCCTCAAGACCCAGGCCCCGCCGACCGACGACCCGAAGTCATCTTGACACGCCCTTCTTGTCAATCGTTCAAACCTGCCGTCCGCCACTCCTCATGACAGGCCGCCACCCGGCGCGTTATCCTGTCCCCTTCCATCGCGCCAACCCCCCGTCGACCCGGGCGCGACTCACATCGATGACAGCGGAGGAGGCGTCTCGCCCCCGGCGCGCCCCGCGCGACCGGCCCCCGCGCGACGCGAAGGCCTGCACCCATGCCGAGCTACCACCCGCAGCGGATCGAGCCCAAGTGGCAAGCCTACTGGGACGCCAACAAGACGTTCGCCGCGCGCGACCTCGTGGCCGATCAGCCCAAGCTGTACGTGCTCGACATGTTCCCCTACCCCAGCGGCGCCGGCCTGCACGTCGGCCACCCCGAGGGGTACACCGCAACCGACATCGTCTGCCGCTATAAGCGGATGCGCGGATTCAACGTGCTGCACCCGATGGGCTGGGACGCCTTCGGCCTACCCGCCGAGCAGTACGCCATCAAGACCGGCGCCCACCCGCGCGAGACCACCCAGGCGAACATCGACAACTTCCGCCGCCAGATCAAGTCGCTCGGCTTCTCGTACGACTGGGACCGCGAGGTCGACACCACCGACCCCGCTTACTACAAGTGGACCCAGTGGATCTTCCTGAAGCTCTACGACACCTGGTATGACCCCGACTGCGCCTGGACCGACCCCGGCGGCAAGCCCCGCAAGGGCAAGGGTCGCCCCATCGCCGACTTGCCCATTCCCGACGGCACGCCCGACGCGGCCGCCTATCAAGACGCGAAGCGGCTGGCCTACCGCGCCGAGATCCCCGTCAATTGGTGCCCCGCGCTGGGCACCGTGCTCGCCAATGAAGAGGTGCAGGACGGCAAGTCCGAGGTCGGCGGCCACCCCGTCGTCAAGATGCCGTTGAAGCAGTGGATGCTGCGAATCACCGCCTACGCCGACCGGCTCGTCGACGACCTGGAAGGGCTCGACTGGTCCAAGGCCATCCGCGACATGCAGCGCAACTGGGTCGGACGCAGCGAAGGGGCCGAGCTCGACTTCGCCCTGGCCACCGTCACGCCGGGCGGCTACGACAACTGGAAGATCCTCCGCCAGGGAGACGGCTTCCCCGAGCCCGCCGGCCCCGACGTCGTCCGCGTCTTCACCACCCGGCCAGACACCCTCTTCGGCGCCACCTACCTGGTCCTCGCCCCCGAGCACCCCCTCGTCGACCGCGTCGTCGGCGTCGAGCAGCGGCCGGCCGTCGACGAGTATCGCGAGGCCTCCGCCCGCAAGAGCGACATCGACCGCACCGACCTGTCGAAGACCAAGACCGGCGTCTTCACCGGCGCCTACGCCGTGAATCCGGCCAGCGGCGAGCCGGTTCCCATCTGGATCGCCGATTACGTCCTGCTCGGCTACGGCACCGGCGCCATCATGGCCGTGCCGGCGCACGACCAGCGCGACTTCGAGTTCGCCCAGGCCTTCAACCTCCCCATCAGGGCCGTCGTCCTGCCCGATGATGCCTGGATCGACACCCATGCGCCTGAGGGGCTCGACGGCGACTCGACCGTCGACGCCTGGCGCGCCCACTACATCAGGAATCCGGGGCTCTTCCCCGTGGCCTTCGGCGGCGAGGGCCGCGCCCTCAACTCGCGCAACCCCGAGATCGACCTCGACGGCCGTGCCACCGCCGAGGCCAAGGCCAGCATGGCCAACTGGCTGACCGAGCAGAAGCTGGGCCGCAAGACCGTCAACACCAAGCTCCGCGACTGGCTCTTCAGCCGTCAGCGCTACTGGGGAGAGCCCTTCCCCATCCTGCTGGACAAGCCAGACGGCCTGAAGGCCTACGCCGTCCCGGTCGACGAGCTGCCCGTCGTGCTCCCCGAGATGGCCGACTTCCGCCCTTCGGGGCGGCCCGAGCCGCCGCTGGGCAAGGCGACCGAGTGGGTCAACTACTCCGAGGCCTATCGCCGCGAGACCAACACCATGCCGCAGTGGGCCGGCTCGTGCTGGTACTACCTGCGCTACCTCGACCCCAAGAACGACCAGGCCCCCTTCGACCCCGAGAAGGAACGCTACTGGATGCCGGTCGACCTGTATGTCGGCGGCGCCGAGCATGCGGTCCTCCACCTGCTCTACTCGCGGTTCTGGCACAAGGTCCTCTTCGACCACGGTCTGGTCAGCACCATGGAGCCGTTCCAGAAGCTGGTCAACCAGGGGATGATCCTCGGGGAGACCGAGTACACCGGCTATCGCGACCAATCCGGCGCCTGGGTGAGCTCGGCAACCGTCCGACTCGTCGACGAGATCCAGGTCGACGCCAAGGGCCGGCCGGTCGAGACGGTCAAGCTCACCGAGGACAGGGTCGTCAAGAAGGGCGAGGGCTTCGTCCTGGTCGACGACCCCTCGATCCGCATCGATGCCCGCGCCCACAAGATGTCGAAGAGCCGGGGCAACGTCATCAGCCCCGACCACGTCGTCAAGGAATACGGCGCGGACAGTCTCAGGCTCTTCGAAATGTTCATGGGACCGCTCGAAGCCGTCAAGCCCTGGAGCATGAAGGGGGTCGAGGGCGTCTACCGCTTCCTCGCACGCGCCTGGCGGATGGTCGTGGATTCCGACGCCGACGAGATCCGCCTCGACTTCCGGGTCGTTGACGCCGAGCTGACGCATGAGCAGGCCAAGCTCGTGGCGCGTACCGTCGCCGCGGTGACGGACGACCTGGAGCGCCACAGCTTCAACACCGCGATCAGCCGCCTGATGGAGTTCGTCAACGCGTTCACCGGCCAGGAAACCCGCCCGAAGGCGGCCATGGAGGCCTTCACTTTGCTGCTTGCCCCCTACGCCCCGCACCTGGCCGAAGAACTCTGGGAGCTGCTGGGCCACGGACCGACCCTCGCCTACCAGCCCTGGCCCACGTATGACCCGGGCCTGCTGGTGGACGAGGAAATCGAGATCCCGCTCCAGGTCAACGGCAAGCTCCGCGCCCGCCTGACCGTCCCCTCGGCCATCACGCCCGAGGACCTGGAGGCCACCGCGCGGTCGCACGAGCGGCTGGCCGAGTGGCTCCAGGGCAAGACCATCAGGAAGGTCATCGTCGTCCCCGGCAAGCTCGTCAACTTCGTCGTCGGCTGACGTTGCCCCCCGCCCTCGGTTCACATCTCCTCCACGGCCAACGAAGCCGGCGCCCCGGCCCTGTCCGCCGGGCGCCCGGCCCGCCCGGCCCCCAGCGCAGGTCCGACCCATGACGAAGCACCCCATCCTCCGCGAGTTCAAGAACTCGGCCTTCATCATCGCCGGCATCCTCTCGGCGGCCTTCGGCCTCCACGGTTTTCTGCTCCCCGAAGGCCCGGCGCACGTCGCCGCCCATGGGGCCCCGGTCGAAACCACGAACCCACTCGACACTCACTCCAGGCCGAAGCTCGACGCCGAAGGCAATTCGCTGGTCAAGGTGGATGATCATGAGATCCACTTCATCGACGGCGGCGTCACCGGCATCTCGATGCTCGTCGCCAAGCTCTTCGGCATCCCCCTATCGGTGCTCCTGCTCGTCATCAACCTGCCGTTCATCGCGGTGGGATACAAGCAGATCGGCTGGGCCTTCGCCCTGCGCAGCGCCCTGGCCATCGGCGGGCTGTCGATCTGCCTGGCCACGATCCACTTCCCCGACGTCACGCCGGACAACCTGCTGACGGCCGTCTTCGGCGGCTTCTTCATCGGCGCCGGCATCGGCCTGGCCATCCGGGGCGGGGCCGTGCTCGACGGCACCGACATCGCGGCGCTGCTCATCAGCAAGAAGAGCTTCGTCCTGAGGGTCGGCGACGTCATCCTCGGCCTGAACATCGTCATCTTCCTGACGGCCGCCTTCGTCCTGGGCGTCGAGAGCGCCCTCTACTCGATCCTCACCTACGTCTCCGCCTCCAAGACCCTCGACTTCATCCTCCACGGCATCGAGGAATACACCGCCATCACGATCATCTCGGAGAAGAGCGAGCCGATCCGCAAGGCGATCATCGAGGTCCTGGGCCGAGGGGTCACCATCTACAAGGGGCGACGCGGGATGTCCGGGGATGACCAGGACATCCTCTATTGCGTCGTCACCCGCCTGGAAATCGGCAAGGTCAAGATGATCATCCAGGACATCGACAAGGCCGCCTTCACCATGGTCTACCCGCTCACCGACGTCACGGGCGGCGTGCTCAAGAAGTCGGGCCTGCACTGAGGCGGAGGCCGCCTACCGCACCGAGGCGGCGTCGAAGTGGGGGTTCTCGACGATCGAGAACGTGTTGCCGAATGGGTCTTCCACCGACGCCACCTTGATTCCTCCCCCCACGTCGCGCACCTCTTCGAAGACCCGGGCCCCCAGCTCGACCAGCCGCTTCAGCTCAGCCTCGGCGTCGGGCACGCCCCAGTAGGCCTGCACGCCGTGAGAGCCGGGGGTGCCATCCGGGACCAGGCCCAGCTCGAACCCGCCCACCGTGTATCCCACATAGAAGGGCTGGTCGAAGTACGGCTCGACGCCCAGCACCGCCCCATACCAGGCCTTGGCCGCCGCAAGGTCTTTCGCCGGATAGATCGCCGATCGCAAGCCCTGGATCATCGGATCAACCCTCGTCGCCCCGGTTAGCCCGCGTCGCCGACGCCCTCGTGGCGATCCGCGTGCCATCTCTCGTCTATACTAATGGACGCGGCGGGCGATGAGACCGGGGCCGCCCCGGGTCGTCGCCCACCGACGCTTCGAATCTACGGGACTGGAACGGTTATGGCACGCCCGCGCTACGTCATCGGCATCGACCTGGGGACCACCAACTGCGCCGTCGCCTACGTCGACACCAAGGGGAAAGAGCGGCCGACCGCCGACATCCGCCCGTTCGACGTCCCCCAGCTCGTCGCCGCCGGCGAGACCGCCCCCCGCTCGATGCTCCCCTCGTTCCTCTACTTGCCCGGCACGCATGACCTCCCCCAGGGCGCCGCGGTCCTCCCCTGGCGCGACGACGCCGACCGGATCGTCGGCGAATTCGCCCGGATCCAGGGGGCACGCGTCCCCTCGCACCTCGTCTCCAGCGCCAAGAGCTGGCTCTGCCACCCGGGCGTCGACCGCGAGGCCGACATCCTCCCCTGGGGAGCCCCCGCCGAGGCCCGCAAAGTCTCGCCCGTCGAGGCCTCCGCCGACCTCCTGCGCCACATCCGCGACGCCTGGGACGCCACCTTCGCCAAGGGTGACGACACCCGCAAGTTCGTGTCCCAGGAGATCGTCCTGACCGTCCCCGCCTCCTTCGACGAGGCCGCCCGCGAGCTGACGCTCGAAGCCGCAAAACGCGCGGGAATTCTAAAGCCGGTCCTGCTGGAAGAGCCGCAGGCCGCCTTCTACTGCTGGATCGTCAGCCACCAGGACGGATGGCAGCGCGAGGTGAAGGCCGGCGAGCGCATCCTCGTCTGCGACATCGGCGGCGGCACGTCCGACTTCAGCCTCATCACCGTCGTCGAGACCCCCGATGGCCCCGCCTTCCGCCGCGTCGCCGTCGGCGATCACCTGCTGCTGGGCGGGGATAATATCGACCTCGCCCTGGCCCACGCCGTCGAAGCCAAGCTCAAAGGGGCCCGACTGGACACCGAGCAGTGGTCGGCCCTGCGGCTCGCCTGCCGGACCGCCAAGGAGAAGCTGCTTGCCGACGGCGGGCCCGAGCGCTGGCCGGTCACCATCGCTGGCCGGGGCTCGAAGCTGATCGGCGGCGCGATCCAGTCGGACTTGACCCGCGACGAAGTCCGCAAGGTGGCCCTCGACGGCTTCTTCCCCGCCACCAACGCCGCCGACGAGCCCGGCCGAGGCGCCCGCGCGGGCCTCCAGGAATTCGGCCTCCCATTCGTCAACGACCCGGCCATCCCCCGCCACCTCTCCGCCTTCCTCCGCCGCCACGCCGCCGACGGCGCCCCCGAAGGCCAGCCCCACACGGGCAGGCCCGACGCCATCCTCTTCAACGGCGGGGCCCTCACGCCCCCCGTCGTCCGAGAACGCATCGTCCAGGTCATCACCGCCTGGTTCGCAGGTTCCGAGCCCGAGTCCGCAACCCCTTACAAACCGCGAGTCCTCACCAACGCCTCGCTCGACCTCGCCGTGGCCAACGGGGCGGCCTACTACGGGATCGTCCGGCGCGGCGGCGGCATCCGCATCGGCGGCGGCACCGCACGCTCGTTCTACGTCGGCTTCCAGGGCCAGCCAGGCTCCCCCCCCTGGCTCTGCACCGTCCCGCGCGACGCCCAGGAAGGCGACGAGTTCGCCATCGAGGGTCGCGACTTCGAACTCCTGATGGGCAGGCCCGTCGCCTTCCCGCTCGCCTCCAGCTCGGTGAGGCCCCAGGACAAGCCCGGCGACCTCGTGCCGGCTGATCCCAATTCCATCCTCGACCTCCCCCCGCTCGTCGGCCTGATGAAGGTCGGCCGCAAGGCGAAGGCCGAGCAGATTCCCGTGAGCCTCGCCGCCCGCGTCACCGAGGTCGGCACCATCGAGCTCTGGTGCCAGTCCCGCACCGACGACCGCCGCTGGCGCCTCCAGGTCCAGCTCCGAGGCCCATCCAATCGGGCTGAACCTGGTGCCGACGTACCCATCGAAGAATCCGAGCGCGTTGTCCTGGAGCAGTCGTATGTCGACGCCGGGGTCGAGGCCATCCGAGTCGCCTTCGCCGATCCTTCGCCCCCCGAGGATCGAGGGCCGTCGCGCCTGGTGAAAATCCTCGAAGAAGTCGTCGACCTCCCGCGCGACCAGTGGCCCCCCTCGGCCCTGCGCTCCTTCTGGGAACCCCTGCGCGACGCCGCCGACCGCCGCGCCAAATCCTCGCGCCACGAGTCCCGCTGGCTCAACCTGGCCGGCTACTGCCTCCGCCCCGGCGTCGGCTACCCGCTCGACGAGCTGCGCATCAAGGCCGCCTGGTCCCTCTGGCACCAGAGCGTCAAGCACCCCAAGGACCCGCAGTGCTGGGCCGAGTTCTGGATCCTCTGGCGCCGCGTCGCCGCCGGCCTGACCAAGGCCCACCACGAGGAAATCCACCGCCGCATCGCCCCGTTCCTCATCCCCCCCAAGGCGGCCGGCGGCCTCGCCGGAGTCGCGAAAAAGGCCAACCGCCCCAAGCCCGAGCCCCACGAAGTCGCCGAAATCTGGCGAACCGCCGCCGCCCTCGAGCGCATCCCCGCCGCCGCCAAAACCCAGCTCGGCGACGCCCTCGCCGCCGACCTTACCCGCCCCGGCCCCCTCGCGCACATCCCCTGGTGCCTCGGCCGCCTGGGAGCCCGCGTCCCCCTCTTCGGCCCCGCCAACACCGTCGTCCCCCCCGACGTCGCAGCCCGCTGGCTGGCCCCCCTGCTCGCCCGAGAAAACCCCGCCGGCCGAGAAACCGGCGACCTCACCTTCGCCCTCACCCAGCTCGCCCGCCTCTCCGGAGACCGGGCGAGAGACCTCGACCCCGACCTCCGTCACCAAGTCGCCGCCCGCCTCGCCGAGCTAGGAGCCTCCGAAGAGTCCATCCGCCCCATCCTCGAACTCCAGACCCGAAAAGCCGCCGATCAGGCCCAGGCTTTGGGGGATACGCTGCCAACGGGGTTGCGGCTCATCGTCGCGGATGTCGCAGCGATGGCGTGATCACCACGACATCCCAATCGAATGGGCACGATCGAGAACCACGGGTTCCGTCATCCGTCTCGCGCCCGACATTCCCAACGATCGGTCGCGAGAAAATTGACGAGAGTACCGTGGACGACTTAACGCTCGCCTTGGGTCTGCGAGTGTTCTGTCAATTCCTGCTCCGTGGAATGATTGACCGTCGTCGTCGGCCGGCGGCTGACGATCCACCCGATGCCTCCAACTCCGATCATCACCAAGCTGCCGAGCTCACCGAGTGCGAGCAATCCGTCAAAAACCAGGAACACAGGGGTTTTCCTCAAGGCTCCCCCGAAAGACGCGACCAGCTTGCTTATAAGAAACAGAACTCCGGCAGCACAGAGGCTTCCCAAGCACACAGATTTCCACCAGGATCGCCATCCCGGCACCGGGCCATCGAGAGGATACGGTGGCGCATACTCATGCGACTTCGTCATCATGTTTTCCCAAGTAAATTTCGGCCGGCTCGATTAAGTCAAATGGACCCGCTCAATCGATTCACCAGGGTGCACGCTTAAAACGAGTGACACGAGCGAACGACCTTGGCGGGCCGCGCCAAAGCGGCGCGGCCCGCATCCCATCAACCGATCACTTCGCCGGCGAAATTGTCACCGTCTCCTCACCGTCTTCCGCAAACTCCACGGGCACGGTCCAGACGTAGCTCTTGGGGATGCACAACCCCTCGCTGCCGCCTTGCTTGCAGACGAGGGCACCGACGGACAGCTTCAGGGTTAGCGTCTTGCCGACCTCTAGCTCCTCGGTCAGGGGCAGGTCGAGGCTGAACTCGCTCTTGGCGGGCTCGATGCGGCCTCCGCTCGTGGTGACTTCGCCCTTCAGGGCGTCTTCGGCGCCGGGGGTCTCGGCCAGGTAGACGACGGGGGCCTCGGGGCCCAGCTTGAAGCCCTCGGGGATGGGCAGGGTGATGCTAACTTTCAACGACTTGCCGGGCTTCAGCTTCGCCAGGGGAAGGGTGGCCTCGGTTGGGTTGGCGAAGGAGGGCTTGCGGGGCTTGAGCTTGGGGGCTTCAAGGCCGGCGAGGGCCAGGGTGGTGACTTCCTTGGTGGCCAGGTCGATGGCGCGGATCCGGTGGTTGTTGGTGTCGGCCACGTAGAGGATCTTGCCGCCGACGCTCAGGCCGCCCGGCTCGTCGAAGCGCGGCGGGGTGTCGGAGAGGCCGGGCTTCACGGCTCCCACGAAGGTCTGGACCGACTTGGTCTTGGGGTCGGAGACCTTGATCTTGTTGTTGTAGGTGTCGGCGATGTACAGCTTGCCGTCGGCGTAGGCCAGGCCCAGGCAGTGCTGGAGGCGGACTTCCTTGCCGATGCCGTCGACGTCGCCGAAGCCGAAGAGGCCCACCCCCGCGATCCGGTCGACCTTGTCCTTGTTGTCGCCGGCCAGTCCGATCGAGCGGACGCCGGAGACCTCGGAGTCGGCCACGAAGAGGTACTTGCCGTCGGTCGCCAGGCCGCTCGGCTGCGCGAACTCGGCACTCTGGACGGGGCCGTCGGCGATGTTCTCGCGGCCGTTGCCCGCCCAGACGCTGACCTCCTCGGTCTTGATGTCATACTTCCAGATCTGGTGCGGGCCGGCCATCGCCACGGCCAGGGTGTCGGTTCCCGGGATCAGCAGGACGTCCCAGGGGCTGTTCAGGCCGGTCGCGGTGCCGGGGCCCCCGCCTTCGCGCCGGTTCGACTGCTCGCCGTTGCCCGCCACCGTCTTGACCGACTTGGTTGTCAGGTCAATCGCGCGGATCGCGTGGTTCTCGGTGTCGGCCACGTAGAGGGTCTCGCCCACCAGGGCCATGCCCTGCGGCCGGTTGAACTTGGCCTCGCCGTACTTGCCGTCCGAGAGCCCTTCCTCGCCCGTTCCGTAGGTGGCGATCGCCTTGCCTTCGAGGTCCAGCACCACGATCCGGTTGTGGCCCGTGTCGGCGACGAACAGGCGATTGCCGGGCGTGTCGGCCAGCACCTTGCCGGGGTAGAGCAAGGGCCCGCCGGAGGGCCGGTCGCTCTCGGGCTGGAAGACCAGCTTCGCGTCGCTGAGCTCCCCCGCCTTCTTGTGCTTCTCCGCGAGCTTGCCGATCACCTTGTCCAGGACGTCGTAATTGCCCTCGCCGCTGACGTAGCCGACGTACTTGCCGGTGGCGTCGAGCAAGACCAGGGTGGGCCAGCTCTGCACGCCGAACCGGTTCCAGATCACCTGATTGGCGTCGTTGACAACTGGGTGCTTGATCCGGAACTCGGCCACTTTCTTGCGGATGTTCTCCGTCTCGCGCTCGGCCGGGAACTTGGCCGTGTGGACGCCGATGACGACCAGCTCGTCGGGGTATTTCGCCTCAAGCCGGGCCAGATCCGGCAGGATGTGGTGGCAGTTAATGCAGCAATAAGTCCAGAAGTCCAGGAGCACGATCTTGCCGCGCAGGTCGTCCATGTGGATCGGCCCGCCGACGTTGATCCAGCCGAGTCCCCCCTCCAGCGAGGGCTTCATCTCCTCCTGCGCCTGCGCCCTGGGTTGTGCCAGGGAGCTGTACACCAGCGACGCCAGCAGCGCCGCGGCGCCCAGAGTCATGCCCGCCCAGGCTCTCTTCGCGATCATCGGGGGCCAATCCTTTCCTTCGACGATTCGATCCGGGGTTCGGGTGCGGCCTCGGCGCCGTCCCGCCTCCCCTCAACGTTTCAAGCCCGCATTGTATTCGCCCGAGGGGCCCGCCTGGTCGCTTTTTCCGGCCGCGTCGCCGCCCGGGCAACGTCCCCCGGACGCGAGATCATCTGGCGGCCCCCCGACATGGCGGTTAATCTAGCTGACCTTGAGGCCGGTGGCCCCGACCGCGGGGGCCTCTCATGCCCCGACCCCACGCCCATTGCCCGCCCCAGAACGCCGTCGCCGCGGCCGCGCCGGACAGGCCCCGTCAGGTGAGCATCCCCCGCAATGGACCAGTCGCTGATTTGCACCTCCAAGCAGGCCGATCCCTACGGCGAGCTGAAGATTTTTGCGGGCAAGGCCAGCAAAGACCTGGCCGCAAAAATCTGCGAGTACCTGACCATCTCCTGCGCCAAGTCCGAGGCCATGGTCTTCAGCGAGGGCAATGTCTTCGTCAGGGTCCTTGAGAACGTGCGCGGCCGCGACGTCTTCATCGTCCAGGGGACCGAGCAGCCGGTCAACGACAACTTCATGGAGCTGCTCTTCTGGATCGACGCCTTCAAGCGCGCGAGCGCCACCCAGGTCACCGCCGTCATCCCCTTCTTCTCCTACGCCAAGGGGGACAAGAAAGATGAGCCACGCGTCTCCATCCGCGCCCGCGTCTGCGCCGACTGCCTGGAGGCCGCCGGGGCCGACCGCGTCCTGACGCTCGACCTCCACAGCCCGCAAATCCAGGGGTTCTTCCG
It encodes:
- the sucD gene encoding succinate--CoA ligase subunit alpha, which codes for MSILVDKNTRLICQGITGKAGAFHSEQCRDYGTNLVGGVTPGRGGNTTLGVPVFDGCDEAVKATGANATMIFVPPPGAADAILEAADAGIKLIVAITEGIPVLDMARAVAYLKAHHPDVRLIGPNCPGVITPGQCKIGIMPGYIHKPGRVGLVSRSGTLTYEGVWQLTSLGIGQSTCVGIGGDPINGSSFSDILEMFQNDPDTDAVLMMGEIGGNAEEQAAGLKASGKFTKPMAAFIAGQTAPPGKRMGHAGAIISGGSGKASDKIDALEAAGILVAKSPADMGITLQAALKAG
- a CDS encoding NUDIX hydrolase; amino-acid sequence: MSTPDAENPWTTRSSRPIYDNAWIAVREDQVTRPDGQPGIYGVVHFKHTAIGVLPVDDQGRVWLVGQHRYPLGNYSWEIPEGGADDGETPEQAARRELLEETGLVAAHLEPIATSHLSNSVSDEVAYLFRATGLTLGESSPEGTERLEVRQVEWDEAWAMVKEGRITDSMSLIALLSEAVRRGTPPLTG
- a CDS encoding N-acetylmuramoyl-L-alanine amidase, whose amino-acid sequence is MALFQMAASALRAVPTWMSAPAGLAAACLIISGPGCSHKRASMRPVYMGAPAAVAAPCNVPGGCGDSPVGVSSGVTTVVPGDAGESSTVVEPSIGGLEPANAVPESPPAASRGGSTGEPSLDAKVAPSSGTSDNDVIPKIDEPRPELVPPSAARSSKRRTTAAKQRKLTPAEVVRPLVNDPGDLFAPPKADRPWKYVVLHHSAHSEGGLDQIDREHRKALGFDGCGYHFVIGNGTDSPDGQIEVARRWANQKGGVHTRNARDQRMNEDGIGICLVGDLDDKPPTPKQIAAAKALVAYLTDHYKIPADHVGTHADLSDSPAACPGKHFPSQSILGVRGIASR
- the leuS gene encoding leucine--tRNA ligase; its protein translation is MPSYHPQRIEPKWQAYWDANKTFAARDLVADQPKLYVLDMFPYPSGAGLHVGHPEGYTATDIVCRYKRMRGFNVLHPMGWDAFGLPAEQYAIKTGAHPRETTQANIDNFRRQIKSLGFSYDWDREVDTTDPAYYKWTQWIFLKLYDTWYDPDCAWTDPGGKPRKGKGRPIADLPIPDGTPDAAAYQDAKRLAYRAEIPVNWCPALGTVLANEEVQDGKSEVGGHPVVKMPLKQWMLRITAYADRLVDDLEGLDWSKAIRDMQRNWVGRSEGAELDFALATVTPGGYDNWKILRQGDGFPEPAGPDVVRVFTTRPDTLFGATYLVLAPEHPLVDRVVGVEQRPAVDEYREASARKSDIDRTDLSKTKTGVFTGAYAVNPASGEPVPIWIADYVLLGYGTGAIMAVPAHDQRDFEFAQAFNLPIRAVVLPDDAWIDTHAPEGLDGDSTVDAWRAHYIRNPGLFPVAFGGEGRALNSRNPEIDLDGRATAEAKASMANWLTEQKLGRKTVNTKLRDWLFSRQRYWGEPFPILLDKPDGLKAYAVPVDELPVVLPEMADFRPSGRPEPPLGKATEWVNYSEAYRRETNTMPQWAGSCWYYLRYLDPKNDQAPFDPEKERYWMPVDLYVGGAEHAVLHLLYSRFWHKVLFDHGLVSTMEPFQKLVNQGMILGETEYTGYRDQSGAWVSSATVRLVDEIQVDAKGRPVETVKLTEDRVVKKGEGFVLVDDPSIRIDARAHKMSKSRGNVISPDHVVKEYGADSLRLFEMFMGPLEAVKPWSMKGVEGVYRFLARAWRMVVDSDADEIRLDFRVVDAELTHEQAKLVARTVAAVTDDLERHSFNTAISRLMEFVNAFTGQETRPKAAMEAFTLLLAPYAPHLAEELWELLGHGPTLAYQPWPTYDPGLLVDEEIEIPLQVNGKLRARLTVPSAITPEDLEATARSHERLAEWLQGKTIRKVIVVPGKLVNFVVG